From the Deltaproteobacteria bacterium genome, the window CGGGTTGAGAACCCTCCGCCACTCCCAGCGTCTCTCTCCGTCATTCCCGTGAAAGCGGGAATGACGTTCCTAAACTCCCTCAGAACCCCGCTGCCGGCTCCAGCGCGCCTTCCGGCGGGGTCCGCGTCTCATAGGCCCACTCGGGCATGCGGCTCTCCATGCCGTTGGCGGCCAGCTCCGCTTCGTAGGTCCTCCGGATCTGAGGGTCCTCGTCCATGTAGGAGATGGCGTTGCCGCCGTCGCGGGTGTCCACCGCGCCCACGTCCTTGGCTTGACCGCCCGGGGCGCCTCCGCGCCGGAAGGCCGGTCCGTAGGGGCCGTCGAAGATCAGCAGGCGCAGCCCCTCCGGGTCGGTGCCGAAGTGCTGGTGGAACCAGTCGCCGCGCATGGGCGCGGCGCTGATCATGCCCACGGGCTCGTAGGTCTGCTGCTTGACGTCGTCGCCGCGTCCTTCCTCCCAGGGCCGCATGCCCAGGGTGTCCGGCCACGTGTAGCTGAACCCCTTGCCCTTGATGCACACCAGGATGGCGC encodes:
- a CDS encoding cupin, translating into AILVCIKGKGFSYTWPDTLGMRPWEEGRGDDVKQQTYEPVGMISAAPMRGDWFHQHFGTDPEGLRLLIFDGPYGPAFRRGGAPGGQAKDVGAVDTRDGGNAISYMDEDPQIRRTYEAELAANGMESRMPEWAYETRTPPEGALEPAAGF